The DNA sequence AGGTTTGCCCCCATTTGTCGACTTTATAAATTCCCGCCTCCGTGTCATTCCGCCCCCGTATCAAGTACGGGGTGACATTACTTGATGCGGAATCTGGAAAGAATTTAGCCACGGATGAACACAGACATACACAAATGTAAAAGGCAAGGACTTTTCCCATAGTCTCGGTAAGTGAAAATACCATAGCTTGGGTAAATAGAAATACCATTGACCTGAAACCGGAAATGATCATACCTCCTTATTTTTATTTTTTATTCTGTAAGATTCTCCATCCATGGTGAAAACCCTGGCATGATGTAATGATCTGTCCAGCAGCGCTGTAGTCATTACACTGTCGCCCATCATTTCAGCCCAGGAGTCGAAACTTTTATTAGATGTGACTATTATTGATAACTTTTCATACATTTCACTTATCATGTTGAAAAAGAGATTAGCCTCACGTTTCTCAATAGGGGTATAGCCTATCTCGTCTATGATCATCTGTTATCTATCCATCGGCAGTCAAGTAAATTTACCACTTCCGATTTTCCTATCCCTTTGACCCTGCCGAAATCAAAATTGTCTATTTTCTTTATGACAGGGAAATGAGCACCAGTCATGTTTCTCTCTACCCGGCGTTTTATTCTGTAAGATATTTCAGTAGTAAATAATGTATTAAGAAAGGTAATATAGGAATCTTTCTTTATTTCCGCATCATTTATTATTTCATCAAGACTATTTCCTATGCCTTTTAAATTCAGTGTATTTACAAAGTTCAAAGTCTGTTCATATGCTTTCATGTGACTGCCCTCTCTCTTTTACTAATAAGCTCTTTGTATGCGGATAAGTTCCTCTTATTGACCTTTAAAGGTTCATGATATTCCCTGGCCATAGGTTGTATTTCCTGAAAGATGTTTTCTGAGGCACCTGTCTCCTGCTTATAATAGGCATAGGTATCATTCAGGTTTGCAAAACTCAGTGTATCATTCTCCAGGCAGTATTCCAGAGCCTTATTGAGAATAACAATGTCGATATCCTCCGCCATAAAGTATCTTTTCGCCTCCAGGCATTGGTCCCTAACATATCTTGAGAAAGTCTTAAAATTCCTCTCCGTGAATCTCTTCCAGTTTTCCCCCTCGAACATCTCAGAAACAAAGGCTTTCAACTCCTGTGCTGTCTTCTCCCTTTCCCTCTTGTACTCCCTTTTGCTTATCATTTTCCCGGGAATAGGAGAAAGACCATATTCGACTATCTCTTTTCCCGTGTACAGATCAAAGACGAAAAGCTTGTGTTTGGTGACATAAATCTCAACCGTTTTGTTCCTGTATTTTAAGGGCAGCTGATACCTGCATGCATCTACTGATATACAGGCTTTATCGTTTACTGTTCTATCTTCTCTCCCCAAAAGGGAGTCTTTCCTGAATATGGAGTTGCGGGCAGGCCGCAATTTCTCTCTTTCCTTTTCAATGATTACTGCAGGTATCTGCTTTGTAGCCTGAGATATTTTCCCATTTGCACGGCTTTTAAGCCACATGTACACACTTTCATTCGCCTCATCCACAGCCTTAAAATCTCTTGCACACAGAAAATTGTTTTTTACATATTTTACCAGGTTTTCAATCTTGCCTTTTGTTTCAGGATCTGCAGCCCGGCAGACATACATTCTTATTCCTTGCTCTTCAATAAAATACTTAAAATCATCAGTATAGATTATATCCCCTGCATTTTCGCTTACTACCATCAGTTTGTCCTGGTCAACAACCAGTTCCTCTGTTGTGCCTCCGAAATAGTCATAACAGTTAAGCAGATGATAAATAACTTCGGTTGTTTTAAATGGATGATCCTGAAAAATTACATATTTATACCTACTTGCAGAAAGAACTGCAGCAAATATGTAAAGCTTAAGCCCGCTTCTGTAAAGTTTTTATAAACCTTACAAGAGTCTTCCTGAAAAGGGATTCTATTTACCTTTACTATGGTATTTCTGTTTACCATTGGTATGGTAATTCAGCTTACCATTTCCACATAAGGAGAATCAAGCACCTTATTTCTTTTTTAAAGAGACGGTCATTTTCCTAAAAACCTTCGATTTCTACGGCAATCTTTGATTGCCATATAGATTTTTAGCGAGGCAATTTGGTGGCTTGACAAACATCGAAGATGCTTGCAAGCTCAAATCAAAGATTTGTGACTTGACAAGTAAGATATATTTTATATAATTAGTTTCATCTAACAAGAGTTGGTTAAACTAAATTAAAATGGATGGAGATGGAGATGGATGTTAAGTTAGAGGATGATGTAGATAGGTTAAAAATTGTGCCACTTGCTACAGTTTTCCCGGGCAAGAAGGTAAGAATCGTTTCTTTATTAGCAGGTAGGGGCTTACAAGGACACCTGATAGATATGGGTCTTAATATAGGTTCAGAGGTTGAGGTAATCAGTTCAATCAGAAGAGGACCTTTATTGATTGCATGCGGGGAAACCCGTCTGATGATAGGTTTCGGTATGGCTAAAAAAATCATGGTTGATTCAATAGATTATGAGGAGGAACAATAAACGATGACTTTGGATGAATTAAAACCTGGTCGGGAATGTCGCGTTATAAGGGTAACTGCAGAAGGTATTGTGGGACAAAGACTGTTAGATATGGGGTTTTCCCCAGGAACGGAAATAAAGGTTGTTCGTAATGCACCTTTAATGGATCCAGTTGATGTTAAATTAAGAGGATTTATTCTTGCCCTGCGTCATTCTGAGGCAAGAGGAGTAGAGGTAAACCTGTTATGAAAAAAGCCAAGAGGATAAAGGTAGCTGTAGCAGGTCAGCCCAATTCGGGTAAGTCTACTGTTTTTAATATGCTTACCGGGGCAAGACAATATGTGGCGAATTATCCTGGTGTAACGGTGGAAAAGAAAACAGGCTATTACAGTTTTAAGGGATTAAAAATTGAACTAATTGACCTTCCCGGAACTTACAGTCTTACCTCCTACAGCTTAGAAGAACGAATAGCGAGGGATATTTTACTCCATGAAAAACCTGCAATGGTAGTTGATGTAGTGGATGCCTCTAATTTAGAGCGGCATCTATATTTGGCATTTCAGCTTGCGGAAATGGGTATTCCCTTAATTATTGATTTAAATATGCTGGATATGGCTAATGGACGAGGTTTTAAGATTGACACTGCTAAATTGAGCCAGCAATTAGGGGTTCCTGTAATTCCCACAGTTGCAAATAAAGGTAAAGGAAGGAAGGAGCTAAAAGGGGCTATATCGGATATTTACAAAAAATCTGTGACCACTTCTTTTCGCGTTGATTATGGAGAGAAGTTAGAACCTATTTTAGGACGGTTGGAACGGCAATTGTCACAGGATTTAGCTCTTGTGGAGAGTTACCCTATACGATGGTTGGCTGTGAAGTTAATGGAGAATGATAGTGAGGCTCAAAGGTTGATTCAGGAGCATGCTAAGAATAATAAGGGTATTTTAGAAGTTGTTGCTCACGAAAGGAATGAGTTTTCCTCCCAATATGGAGAGTCGCCAGAAAAATTCATTGCCAACCACAGGTATAAAACTGCAGATAAAATTGTAAAGGCCTGTGTTAAGCAGGAAAGGGTAGCTAAAACTTTTACAGACAGGGTTGATCGCATTGTTTGCCACAGGGTTTTCGGACCGATTATCTTAATTGGTATTCTTTATCTTATGTACTGGCTCTCCATAGTCCAGGGGTATGCCATCACTAACTATACCTATCCTTATCTTGCTGCATTTAGAGATTTTCTCATCTCCCTGTTTCCCGGGCCAGGATTTGTCTTAGATTCATTTTTTCATGCCCTGCCAGTATGGGTCATTCAGGGGATTATAGCGGTATTAAATTATGTGCCTATCTTTTTTATCTTGTTTCTCCTAATAGCCATTTTGGAAGATACAGGCTATATAGCCCGGATGGCTTTTATCCTGGATCGTGTTTTTAAACATTTTGGTCTTCACGGGAAATCTATTCTGCCCTTGGTATTGGGTGGGCTATATATGGGTGGTTGTGCGATACCAGGGGTCATGGCATGCCGTGGTATAAAGGATGAAAAGGCAAGGATGACCACTATCATGATTACACCACTTATGAACTGCCTGGCCAAGATTCCCCTTTATGTGCTTCTCATAGGCATATTCTTTGCTGCACATAAAGGCACTGTTATGTTTTTTATAGCCAC is a window from the Deltaproteobacteria bacterium genome containing:
- a CDS encoding ferrous iron transport protein A; the protein is MTLDELKPGRECRVIRVTAEGIVGQRLLDMGFSPGTEIKVVRNAPLMDPVDVKLRGFILALRHSEARGVEVNLL
- the feoB gene encoding ferrous iron transport protein B, with translation MKKAKRIKVAVAGQPNSGKSTVFNMLTGARQYVANYPGVTVEKKTGYYSFKGLKIELIDLPGTYSLTSYSLEERIARDILLHEKPAMVVDVVDASNLERHLYLAFQLAEMGIPLIIDLNMLDMANGRGFKIDTAKLSQQLGVPVIPTVANKGKGRKELKGAISDIYKKSVTTSFRVDYGEKLEPILGRLERQLSQDLALVESYPIRWLAVKLMENDSEAQRLIQEHAKNNKGILEVVAHERNEFSSQYGESPEKFIANHRYKTADKIVKACVKQERVAKTFTDRVDRIVCHRVFGPIILIGILYLMYWLSIVQGYAITNYTYPYLAAFRDFLISLFPGPGFVLDSFFHALPVWVIQGIIAVLNYVPIFFILFLLIAILEDTGYIARMAFILDRVFKHFGLHGKSILPLVLGGLYMGGCAIPGVMACRGIKDEKARMTTIMITPLMNCLAKIPLYVLLIGIFFAAHKGTVMFFIATITIIIALSVAKILSMTIFRHKMSAPFIMEMPAYHLPTIQGVLRRCLERLWLFFKKIITIVVIVTAIVFLFTHLPGLSKERKTYYSKQANQTEKSFFKKIENTSYASLLTGPKFMEFVQYWDNYKSARMGAKGKKAAKAVDKSFRKKNFEFFKVVKRGRYELERKKIKDKDAMMVHRAYKKTAKVRRNLRKKIKEEVILGSILGQVGCFMEPVTKYAGFNWRVNIALIS
- a CDS encoding ferrous iron transport protein A, which gives rise to MDVKLEDDVDRLKIVPLATVFPGKKVRIVSLLAGRGLQGHLIDMGLNIGSEVEVISSIRRGPLLIACGETRLMIGFGMAKKIMVDSIDYEEEQ
- a CDS encoding transposase, whose translation is MFAAVLSASRYKYVIFQDHPFKTTEVIYHLLNCYDYFGGTTEELVVDQDKLMVVSENAGDIIYTDDFKYFIEEQGIRMYVCRAADPETKGKIENLVKYVKNNFLCARDFKAVDEANESVYMWLKSRANGKISQATKQIPAVIIEKEREKLRPARNSIFRKDSLLGREDRTVNDKACISVDACRYQLPLKYRNKTVEIYVTKHKLFVFDLYTGKEIVEYGLSPIPGKMISKREYKREREKTAQELKAFVSEMFEGENWKRFTERNFKTFSRYVRDQCLEAKRYFMAEDIDIVILNKALEYCLENDTLSFANLNDTYAYYKQETGASENIFQEIQPMAREYHEPLKVNKRNLSAYKELISKRERAVT